In Musa acuminata AAA Group cultivar baxijiao chromosome BXJ3-9, Cavendish_Baxijiao_AAA, whole genome shotgun sequence, a single genomic region encodes these proteins:
- the LOC135648832 gene encoding uncharacterized protein LOC135648832: MRPLPSLVTAGFTAALLSAFPFPSPPNLLFFAAAASFSVVCLFRPPLSTFAPVSRRHRGPYHAVTMRRADSPPPSLSFSSPESLNDWIRPRLPSDALASWGASPGTKSLHNLWLEIFHGEASLLLLPHSQDETRGGEDGSSTLLRVVNVAAVRIRNSRGAVLVESHQLLSDGTIRHRYRPLSEKMMPGEPVEAAVARAVREELGKDVVKIVPGSYNMRVEERTSASYPGLPARYVLHFVDAEVEGLPEEGEFSTEENGEGIEAMEKAIFVRRHFWKWVTDDDGSIERAWG, from the coding sequence ATGCGCCCACTACCTTCTCTCGTCACCGCTGGTTTCACCGCCGCCCTCCTCtccgccttccccttcccctctcCTCCTAATCTCCTCTTCTTCGCCGCCGCAGCGTCTTTCTCCGTCGTCTGCTTGTTCAGGCCACCCTTATCTACTTTCGCCCCTGTCTCCCGCCGCCATCGGGGCCCCTACCACGCGGTGACGATGAGACGCGCTGACTCCCCCCCGCCGTCCCTCTCCTTTTCCTCGCCGGAGTCGCTCAATGATTGGATCCGACCCCGCCTCCCCTCCGACGCTTTGGCCTCGTGGGGCGCCTCCCCCGGCACCAAATCTCTTCATAATCTCTGGCTCGAGATCTTCCACGGCGAGGCCTCGCTCCTTCTCCTCCCCCACTCCCAGGATGAGACAAGAGGCGGCGAAGATGGCTCCTCTACCCTTCTCCGCGTTGTCAACGTGGCTGCCGTGAGGATCCGCAACTCTCGCGGCGCCGTCCTTGTTGAATCGCACCAACTCCTCTCCGACGGCACTATACGCCACCGCTACCGGCCCCTCTCGGAGAAGatgatgcccggggaacccgtggAGGCGGCGGTCGCCCGTGCAGTGCGTGAGGAATTGGGGAAGGATGTCGTGAAGATTGTGCCGGGGTCATACAATATGAGGGTTGAGGAGAGGACTTCCGCCTCGTACCCAGGCCTTCCGGCACGATACGTCTTGCATTTTGTTGATGCCGAGGTGGAGGGACTGCCGGAGGAGGGCGAATTCTCGACTGAAGAGAACGGGGAAGGCATTGAGGCAATGGAGAAGGCAATTTTTGTTAGGAGACATTTCTGGAAATGGGTAACTGATGACGATGGCAGCATCGAGCGAGCATGGGGATGA